TGGTTCTCTTGATGGAGTAAAGTGGGGCGTAATCTTCCTGCTATTAGGTGGTGCCGTTGTCGGTAACTTTTACTTTGCTGAGCAGTCAGTTCTGTTCCGCGCAATTGGCGTTGTTGCAGCGATTATTGTTGCCGGTCTAGTTGCCATGCAAACCGAAAAAGGTCGCACTTTTGTTGCCTTTGCCAAAGAGTCTC
The nucleotide sequence above comes from Thalassotalea euphylliae. Encoded proteins:
- the secE gene encoding preprotein translocase subunit SecE — its product is MNASAENQETGSLDGVKWGVIFLLLGGAVVGNFYFAEQSVLFRAIGVVAAIIVAGLVAMQTEKGRTFVAFAKESRTEVRKVVWPTRQEAVQTTGIVLVATLIMSLLLWGLDSVLFWVVGFITGLQV